Proteins found in one Legionella pneumophila subsp. pascullei genomic segment:
- the rlmE gene encoding 23S rRNA (uridine(2552)-2'-O)-methyltransferase RlmE, which translates to MSRTKSSKRWLQEHFDDVYVKKAQAEGYRSRAVYKLKEMDDKESLIKPGMTVVDLGAAPGGWTQYASEKMGGNGRLVALDILPMDALPNVEFILGDFREDNVLQELINLIPQRTLDLLLSDMAPNMSGSSAIDIPRAMYLVELAFDFAEKMLKPGGNMLVKIFHGSGFDELVKQARASFEKVVIRKPSASRSRSKETYLLAKGYNL; encoded by the coding sequence ATGAGTCGTACTAAAAGTAGTAAACGTTGGTTGCAAGAACATTTTGATGACGTTTATGTAAAAAAAGCGCAGGCTGAAGGATATCGGAGCCGTGCCGTATATAAACTTAAGGAAATGGATGACAAAGAGTCTCTCATTAAACCAGGCATGACGGTGGTTGATTTAGGAGCCGCTCCTGGTGGCTGGACCCAATATGCTTCAGAAAAGATGGGAGGAAATGGTCGTCTTGTTGCATTGGATATTTTACCTATGGATGCTTTGCCAAATGTGGAGTTTATCCTTGGGGATTTTCGTGAAGATAATGTTTTGCAAGAATTAATTAATTTGATTCCGCAAAGGACTTTAGACTTGTTATTATCGGATATGGCCCCAAATATGAGTGGAAGCTCAGCAATAGATATTCCAAGAGCGATGTATTTGGTAGAGCTGGCTTTTGATTTTGCGGAAAAAATGTTAAAACCCGGTGGTAATATGCTAGTTAAAATTTTTCATGGCTCAGGTTTTGATGAATTAGTCAAACAGGCACGAGCGTCTTTTGAGAAAGTGGTAATTCGTAAACCATCCGCTTCAAGATCTCGTTCAAAAGAAACCTATTTGCTGGCAAAGGGCTATAATTTATAG
- the yhbY gene encoding ribosome assembly RNA-binding protein YhbY, whose product MDTSFKQSLKAKAHHLKPVVLLGAKGLTEAILAETNVALLAHELIKVKINGAEKEDRIQMAEELCEQLDAQLVQMIGNTLVLYRKNKE is encoded by the coding sequence GTGGATACGTCTTTTAAACAATCACTTAAAGCCAAAGCTCATCATTTAAAACCCGTTGTACTCCTTGGTGCGAAAGGTTTAACTGAGGCTATATTGGCAGAAACCAATGTCGCCTTGCTAGCGCATGAATTAATTAAAGTCAAAATTAATGGGGCTGAAAAAGAAGATAGAATCCAGATGGCTGAGGAACTTTGTGAACAACTGGATGCCCAATTAGTCCAGATGATAGGCAATACATTGGTTCTGTATCGCAAAAATAAAGAATGA
- a CDS encoding acyltransferase family protein: MNYRPDIDGLRAIAILLVLIYHGGLSLFPSGFIGVDVFFVISGFLITSIIHESLNQNDFSFFDFYNRRLWRLQPVFVALIVVTTLLSLLFYLPDDLIEFSRSARKTSLFISNLFFNKTTTGYFSPDTHQLPLLHTWSLSIEWQCYLILPLVMYGLYRFLNKEKVIYVVYGATILFFLLTLHYSRVVPAQTYYQFSSRIFEFLIGSCIALSPRIEFSINKSILVILGLSALFFIIYTATLDNILLGYPNWHALFVCLATGLLIALGKNFPSLSIVNTLSFRPLVFIGVLSYSLYIWHWVVFSILRYQNIEERSEILFLAYSIIFILAYLSWRYIEKPTKRFRHIPFRYTVVILLLLPVLFSHLSSFVIKLHSGYPQRFNQELVRVYKQLKDRESPYRTLCIDNTSADNESKCKIGAKEQDGKTGLMIGDSFSNHYWGFMDVLGKAAGVSILAQGTSSCISLPGIYLYDWWHFKDNIYQNCYEQTEKYYRMIQENHYDYVIIGQVWSNYVSAHIINQLGDDYSAELTKKRLANALDRALGVIISSGAKPVLIKSTALTHGNLHQCFFKHIKLRQSYNSEECRFTLSSSDNEIWLNQLFDNMRKKYPQLVIIDPKKVQCRDNVCYSDLNGIPVYRDEGHITDYASYQLGYLYLQKFENPLIS; this comes from the coding sequence ATGAATTATAGACCTGATATAGATGGATTGAGGGCCATCGCCATTTTATTGGTCTTAATTTATCATGGGGGGCTCTCCCTTTTTCCATCAGGGTTTATCGGGGTTGATGTATTTTTTGTTATATCAGGGTTTCTCATCACGTCCATTATCCATGAATCACTGAATCAGAATGATTTTTCATTTTTCGATTTTTATAATCGCAGGTTATGGCGATTACAGCCTGTTTTTGTTGCTCTAATCGTGGTGACTACTCTACTGAGTCTGTTGTTTTATTTACCTGACGATTTAATTGAATTTAGTCGTAGTGCACGTAAAACATCATTATTTATTTCCAATCTGTTCTTTAATAAAACAACTACTGGGTATTTTTCACCCGATACACATCAGCTTCCCTTATTGCACACCTGGTCACTTTCAATTGAGTGGCAATGTTATTTGATTTTGCCACTGGTGATGTATGGCTTATATCGTTTTCTCAATAAAGAGAAGGTTATCTATGTTGTATATGGAGCAACTATTTTATTTTTTCTGCTGACTCTGCACTACTCACGGGTGGTTCCTGCCCAAACCTATTATCAATTTTCCAGTCGTATTTTTGAGTTTTTAATAGGTTCTTGTATCGCTTTAAGTCCTCGAATTGAATTCTCAATCAATAAGTCTATTTTAGTTATTTTGGGTTTATCAGCATTATTTTTTATTATTTATACTGCGACACTCGATAATATACTTCTTGGATATCCTAATTGGCATGCCCTTTTTGTGTGTCTTGCAACGGGTTTGTTGATAGCATTAGGAAAAAATTTTCCTTCGCTTTCTATAGTAAATACTCTCTCTTTTCGGCCATTAGTTTTTATAGGAGTATTATCTTATTCTCTTTATATATGGCATTGGGTCGTCTTTTCAATTTTAAGGTACCAAAATATCGAAGAGCGGTCTGAGATTTTGTTTTTAGCCTATAGCATTATTTTTATTTTAGCTTATTTATCCTGGCGATATATAGAAAAACCAACGAAAAGATTCAGGCATATTCCTTTTCGTTATACCGTTGTTATTCTATTGCTACTGCCTGTATTGTTTTCCCATTTAAGTTCTTTTGTTATTAAATTACATTCTGGATATCCGCAACGATTTAACCAGGAGCTGGTTAGAGTTTATAAACAATTAAAGGATCGCGAAAGCCCATACAGAACGTTATGTATAGATAATACCAGCGCAGACAATGAGTCGAAATGCAAAATTGGAGCGAAAGAGCAAGATGGCAAGACTGGTCTTATGATAGGTGATTCTTTTTCCAATCATTATTGGGGGTTTATGGATGTACTAGGAAAAGCAGCCGGTGTTTCAATATTGGCTCAAGGGACCTCCTCTTGTATTTCCTTGCCTGGCATATACCTTTATGATTGGTGGCATTTTAAAGATAACATATATCAGAACTGTTATGAGCAAACGGAAAAGTACTATCGCATGATTCAAGAGAATCATTATGATTACGTGATCATAGGTCAAGTATGGAGCAATTATGTGTCAGCTCATATCATCAATCAATTGGGCGATGACTATTCTGCAGAATTAACCAAAAAGCGTTTGGCAAATGCCTTAGATAGAGCGCTTGGAGTGATAATATCTTCTGGAGCGAAGCCTGTATTGATCAAGTCAACCGCATTAACGCATGGAAATTTACACCAATGTTTTTTTAAGCACATTAAATTAAGACAAAGTTATAATTCAGAAGAGTGTCGCTTTACTTTATCCAGTTCAGATAATGAGATCTGGTTAAATCAATTGTTTGATAACATGCGAAAAAAATACCCTCAATTGGTAATAATAGATCCTAAAAAAGTTCAATGTCGCGATAATGTTTGTTATTCCGATTTGAATGGGATTCCAGTATATCGCGATGAAGGACATATTACCGATTACGCTTCATACCAATTGGGCTACTTATACTTGCAGAAATTTGAAAATCCTTTGATTTCATAA